From a region of the Eretmochelys imbricata isolate rEreImb1 chromosome 6, rEreImb1.hap1, whole genome shotgun sequence genome:
- the LOC144266364 gene encoding membrane-spanning 4-domains subfamily A member 4A-like isoform X1, whose protein sequence is MSEAGPLMQRFLQGQPRVLGALLLLVGLLQMAFGVLLAISPCVYRDELHVHFYSAVLLLLAGIITLAADTAHSLALVKACLVIDIICTVVVGVINLFYLVDLVYDPHNRYIRCPSSNRLHCRRLYQVLHYCTGMRVIILILTSLGFFVSIALAAFGCKAVCRQNSADDVPVATLTNLPASHEATAEPEPVVSEGPTA, encoded by the exons ATGTCGGAAGCAGGACCCCTGATGCAGCGGTTCCTCCAGGGGCAGCCCAGAGTCTTGGGG GCCCTCTTGCTGTTGGTGGGGCTGCTGCAGATGGCCTTTGGTGTCCTCTTGGCCATTTCCCCCTGCGTCTATAGGGATGAGCTGCACGTCCACTTTTACTCAGCAGTGCTG TTGCTTTTGGCCGGCATCATCACTCTGGCTGCAGACACAGCCCACAGCCTGGCTCTG GTGAAAGCCTGCCTGGTCATTGACATCATCTGCACGGTGGTGGTGGGCGTGATCAACTTATTCTACCTGGTGGACTTGGTGTACGATCCCCATAATCGGTACATCCGGTGTCCTTCCAGCAACAGGTTGCACTGCAGGCGGCTGTACCAGGTCTTG CACTATTGCACGGGCATGCGGGTCATCATCCTGATCTTAACTTCGCTGGGGTTCTTCGTTTCCATTGCCCTGGCAGCCTTCGGGTGCAAAGCAGTGTGTCGCCAAAACTCTGCCGATGATGTG CCAGTCGCTACCCTGACAAATCTGCCTGCTTCCCATGAGGCCACCGCGGAGCCAGAGCCTGTGGTGTCAGAGGGACCCACAGCATGA
- the LOC144266364 gene encoding uncharacterized protein LOC144266364 isoform X2: protein MAFGVLLAISPCVYRDELHVHFYSAVLLLLAGIITLAADTAHSLALVKACLVIDIICTVVVGVINLFYLVDLVYDPHNRYIRCPSSNRLHCRRLYQVLHYCTGMRVIILILTSLGFFVSIALAAFGCKAVCRQNSADDVPVATLTNLPASHEATAEPEPVVSEGPTA, encoded by the exons ATGGCCTTTGGTGTCCTCTTGGCCATTTCCCCCTGCGTCTATAGGGATGAGCTGCACGTCCACTTTTACTCAGCAGTGCTG TTGCTTTTGGCCGGCATCATCACTCTGGCTGCAGACACAGCCCACAGCCTGGCTCTG GTGAAAGCCTGCCTGGTCATTGACATCATCTGCACGGTGGTGGTGGGCGTGATCAACTTATTCTACCTGGTGGACTTGGTGTACGATCCCCATAATCGGTACATCCGGTGTCCTTCCAGCAACAGGTTGCACTGCAGGCGGCTGTACCAGGTCTTG CACTATTGCACGGGCATGCGGGTCATCATCCTGATCTTAACTTCGCTGGGGTTCTTCGTTTCCATTGCCCTGGCAGCCTTCGGGTGCAAAGCAGTGTGTCGCCAAAACTCTGCCGATGATGTG CCAGTCGCTACCCTGACAAATCTGCCTGCTTCCCATGAGGCCACCGCGGAGCCAGAGCCTGTGGTGTCAGAGGGACCCACAGCATGA